One window of Leopardus geoffroyi isolate Oge1 chromosome B3, O.geoffroyi_Oge1_pat1.0, whole genome shotgun sequence genomic DNA carries:
- the LOC123583317 gene encoding olfactory receptor 1509, with product MDALNQTRVTEFVFLGLTDKWVLEILFFLAFSITYVLTLLGNTLIIVTIVFTPRLHTPMYFFLSNLSFIDICHSSVTVPKMLEGLLLEIKTISFDNCIAQLFFLHLFACAEIFLLTIMAYDRYVAICAPLHYSNVMNMRVCVQLVFALWLGATVHSLVQTFLTIRLPYCGPNIIDSYFCDVPPVIKLACTDTYLTGMLIVSNSGTISLTCFLALVTSYTVILVSLRKQSAEGRRKALSTCSAHFMVVAFFFGPCIFIYTRPDTSFSIDKVVSVFYTVVTPLLNPLIYTLRNEEVKSAMKHLRQRGFFMKSGT from the coding sequence ATGGATGCTCTAAATCAAACAAGAGTGACTGAATTTGTCTTCTTGGGACTCACTGATAAGTGGGTGCTGGAGATACTATTTTTTCTGGCATTCTCCATCACATATGTATTAACCCTTTTGGGAAACACTCTCATTATAGTTACTATAGTCTTTACTCCACGCCTCCATAcccccatgtatttcttcctgagCAATCTGTCCTTTATTGACATCTGCCACTCATCTGTCACTGTGCCCAAGATGCTAGAGGGCTTGCTTTTAGAGATAAAGACTATTTCCTTTGATAATTGCATTGCACAGCTCTTCTTCCTACATCTGTTTGCTTGTGCTGAGATCTTTCTGCTGACCATTATGGCTTATGATCGTTATGTAGCCATCTGTGCTCCATTGCACTATTCTAATGTGATGAACATGAGGGTCTGTGTACAGCTTGTCTTTGCTCTCTGGTTGGGGGCTACTGTTCACTCTCTGGTGCAGACCTTCTTGACCATTCGTCTACCTTACTGTGGCCCCAACATTATTGATAGCTACTTCTGCGATGTGCCCCCTGTCATCAAGCTGGCTTGCACAGATACATACCTCACGGGAATGCTAATTGTGTCTAATAGTGGAACCATCTCCCTCACCTGTTTCCTGGCTTTGGTCACCTCTTACACGGTCATCCTGGTTTCTCTTAGAAAACAGTCAGCTGAAGGGCGCCGGAAAGCCCTGTCTACCTGCTCAGCCCACTTCATGGTGGTTGCCTTCTTTTTTGGACCATGTATCTTCATCTACACTCGGCCAGACACTAGCTTCTCCATTGACAAGGTAGTATCTGTCTTCTACACGGTGGTCACTCCTTTGCTGAATCCTCTCATTTACACCTTGAGAAATGAGGAGGTAAAAAGTGCCATGAAGCATCTCAGACAGAGAGGTTTTTTCATGAAGTCAGGTACATGA